TGGTTATGGGAAGAATTCAAAAGTACTTTAAAGAAGTTTGTCTTTTAGAACAACCATGGGTTAAAGATGGCGATAAGACAATTACTAAATTCTTAGAAGAGAAATCTAAAGAGGTTGGTTCTCCAATTAAAGTAACTAGATTCGTAAGATACGAAAGAGGAGAAGGAATCGAAGTTGAAAAGGTAGACTTTGCTGAAGAAGTTGCAAGACAAATCGGTAAGTAGTTTAAACCTATAAGAGAACACTTTGTGTTCTCTTTTTTTAAGAAATAAAGTAAATATAGTAATGAGGTTTTGCAAAGCAAAACTTTACTCAAAGTTGTGGATGACTTGAGATAATCCCTAAAAGATTCAGGAGGTAATTGGAAATGGCAGAGTGTAAATACAAGAGAGTAATTTTAAAACTTTCAGGAGAAGCATTAGCTGGTGAGAGTGGTTTTGGACTTGATTTTAATGTGGCAAAGAGGATAGCACTTGAAATTAAGGAACTAGTTGATATGGGCGTTGAAGTAGGAGCTGTTGTTGGCGGCGGAAATATCTGGAGAGGTAGAAGCGGAGAAGGTATGGACAGAACTACAGCAGATTATATGGGAATGATGGCAACTTGTATTAACGCATTAGCACTTCAAGACTCGTTAGAACAAGTTGGGGTTAAGACAAGAGTACAAACTGCTATAGAAATGAAGGAAATTGCAGAACCATTTATAAGAAGAAGAGCAATGAGACATTTAGAAAAAGGAAGAGTAGTAATTTTTGCAGCTGGAACAGGTAATCCGTATTTTTCAACAGATACAACTGCTGCATTAAGAGCTGCAGAAATTGAAGCTGACGTAATTCTTTTAGCTAAAAAGGTTGATGGAGTTTATGATAAAGATCCTCATAAGTATTCAGATGCTAAAAAATATGATACACTATCATATATAGAAGTATTAGACCAAGGCTTACAAGTTATGGATTCTACAGCAACATCATTATGTATGGATAATGAAATCCCAATTTTAGTATTTGGTTTAGATGACCCTGGAAATATTAAAAGAGCAATGTATGGGGAAAATATAGGTACATTAGTTAAAAAGAAGTAGGAGGAAAATCATGATTAAGGATATTATTAAAAATGCAGAAGAAAAAATGAATAAAACAATATCTGTTTTAAAATCAGATTTATCAACAATGAAAGCAGGAAGAGCAAATCCAACTATGCTTGACAGAATTCAAGTAGATTATTATGGAAGCATGTGCCCGCTTACTCAAGTAGCAAATGTTTCTGCTCCAGAGCCAAGAGTACTTATGATAACACCATGGGAAAAACCTCTTTTAAAGGAGATTGAAAAAGCTATATTAAAATCTGATTTAGGATTAAACCCATCAAATGATGGGGCAATTATTAGATTAGTTGTTCCAGAATTAACAGAAGAAACTAGAAAAACTCTTGTTAAAAATGTTAAAAAGACTGGAGAAGAAGCTAAAGTAGCTGTAAGATCTATTAGAAAAACTGCAAATGATAAAATTAAAGCTCTTAAAAAGGATTCGGATTTATCAGAAGATCAAATGAAAAAAGCTGAAGATGAGGTTCAAAAGAAGACAGATGCAGTTGTAAAAGAAATAGATGCAATAATAGCTGCAAAGGAAAAAGAGGTCTTATCTGTTTAGATTTTAAAACCTGCTAAGAAAGCAGGTTTTTTTATTAAAAGGAAATTTTTAATATTAAAGATGTGATTTTTATTATGTGTAGAATAAAATCCTCATATAAATTACTTAAAGTATATATGAACTCAGTTTTTGCGAGCTAGGGGGATGAAAGCATGCGAAATATATTTAAATCAAAAAAAAAAGAAAATGAAAACTTTGAATTGGATATGGATAATATTCCAAATCATATAGCTATAATAATGGATGGAAATGGAAGATGGGCTAAGGAAAAAAAGATGCCTAG
The window above is part of the Clostridium saccharoperbutylacetonicum N1-4(HMT) genome. Proteins encoded here:
- the pyrH gene encoding UMP kinase; the protein is MAECKYKRVILKLSGEALAGESGFGLDFNVAKRIALEIKELVDMGVEVGAVVGGGNIWRGRSGEGMDRTTADYMGMMATCINALALQDSLEQVGVKTRVQTAIEMKEIAEPFIRRRAMRHLEKGRVVIFAAGTGNPYFSTDTTAALRAAEIEADVILLAKKVDGVYDKDPHKYSDAKKYDTLSYIEVLDQGLQVMDSTATSLCMDNEIPILVFGLDDPGNIKRAMYGENIGTLVKKK
- the frr gene encoding ribosome recycling factor; translation: MIKDIIKNAEEKMNKTISVLKSDLSTMKAGRANPTMLDRIQVDYYGSMCPLTQVANVSAPEPRVLMITPWEKPLLKEIEKAILKSDLGLNPSNDGAIIRLVVPELTEETRKTLVKNVKKTGEEAKVAVRSIRKTANDKIKALKKDSDLSEDQMKKAEDEVQKKTDAVVKEIDAIIAAKEKEVLSV